In Bos indicus x Bos taurus breed Angus x Brahman F1 hybrid chromosome 23, Bos_hybrid_MaternalHap_v2.0, whole genome shotgun sequence, a single genomic region encodes these proteins:
- the TSPO2 gene encoding translocator protein 2 → MWKRAKAALAQRRGLGEDPRGCPGLDLLWEAQAGEECQVGGDRQADAGNATISVFSASPDRTSSRRMWPQGAIFVALPLLGPTLVWLLIHHSMSDWCDSLRKLPWCPPHRVLLLVWTTIYSITGYAASEAGSEARPSEHAELGSLAPGCCRKVKGNSQGSPPDRPAPAQALLHLLLLFGLVMSTALIWHPINKLATLLLLAYLAWLTMGVSITCHLWRDSLCPEDRPPRGE, encoded by the exons ATGTGGAAAAGGGCGAAGGCAGCGTTGGCtcagaggagggggctgggagaaGACCCCAGGGGGTGTCCAGGACTAGACCTCCTATGGGAGGCTCAGGCCGGGGAAGAGTGTCAGGTAGGAGGAGACAGACAGGCAGATGCGGGGAACGCTACCATCAGCGTGTTCTCTGCCTCCCCAGATCgcacctcctccaggagaatgTGGCCTCAAGGGGCCATCTTTGTGGCCCTGCCCCTCCTGGGGCCCACCCTTGTCTGGCTGCTCATCCATCACTCAATGTCTGACTGGTGTGACAGCCTGAGAAAGCTGCCCTGGTGCCCACCTCACAGAGTCTTGCTGCTGGTGTGGACAACCATCTACTCCATCACAGG GTATGCCGCCTCCGAAGCAGGGAGCGAGGCACGGCCGTCAG AGCACGCAGAACTTGGCTCGCTGGCTCCAGGGTGCTGCAGAAAGGTCAAGGGCAATTCCCAGGGCAGCCCGCCTGACCGCCCTGCCCCCGCCCAGGCCCTGCTGCACCTGCTGCTGCTCTTTGGGCTGGTGATGAGCACGGCCCTGATCTGGCACCCCATCAACAAGCTggccaccctgctgctgctggcctACCTGGCCTGGCTCACCATGGGCGTTTCCATCACCTGCCACTTGTGGAGGGACAGCCTTTGTCCCGAGGACAGGCCCCCAAGGGGAGAGTAG